Proteins encoded by one window of Novipirellula artificiosorum:
- a CDS encoding glycoside hydrolase family 71/99-like protein, whose product MKKLCRLAGLAITLTAFVSSTHAAQPSIVVDRSTLTGSVMVGYQGWFNCEGDGAELGWTHWCKTRRNAFGPGNVSVDLWPDVSELDEDERFKTGFKHADGSTAEVFSSGNRKTVVRHFQWMRDYGIDGAFLQRFANGLRSDPGKRHKDNVLSHVREGAQKAGRSYAVMYDLTGLPAGGTKTVSDDWTALRREKQITKDAAYQRHAGKPVVAVWGVGFNDGIKPRSYSLAECRELIEFLKNDGCSVMLGVPTGWREQERDAMVDPELHGVLKLADVISPWTPGRYRDLKGVARHADKFWQPDIRWCAAQRLDYMPVVFPGFSWHNLKGDKLDAIPRLKGQFLWSQIAAAKRAGSDMLYVAMFDEVDEGTAIFKCTNDPPVGEGVSFLTYEGLPSDYYLKLVGKAGKLLRGELESE is encoded by the coding sequence GATCACGTTAACTGCTTTCGTGTCGTCGACGCATGCCGCACAGCCAAGCATCGTCGTCGATCGCAGCACGCTTACTGGCAGCGTGATGGTGGGCTATCAAGGCTGGTTCAACTGCGAAGGCGACGGGGCGGAACTGGGCTGGACACACTGGTGCAAAACTCGGCGGAATGCCTTTGGGCCAGGGAACGTTTCGGTCGACCTTTGGCCGGACGTTTCAGAGCTTGACGAAGATGAGCGATTCAAAACGGGATTCAAGCATGCCGATGGCAGTACGGCGGAGGTGTTCAGTAGCGGCAATCGCAAAACCGTTGTGAGACATTTCCAATGGATGCGAGATTATGGAATCGATGGTGCTTTCCTGCAGCGATTTGCAAATGGATTGAGAAGCGATCCCGGCAAACGTCACAAGGACAACGTACTGAGTCACGTCCGTGAAGGTGCCCAGAAGGCCGGACGCTCTTATGCAGTGATGTACGACTTGACCGGACTGCCCGCTGGCGGAACAAAGACTGTCAGCGACGATTGGACGGCACTTCGCCGTGAGAAGCAGATCACAAAAGACGCTGCCTATCAGCGACACGCTGGCAAACCAGTCGTTGCCGTGTGGGGTGTCGGTTTCAACGATGGCATCAAGCCAAGAAGCTACTCGTTGGCAGAATGTCGAGAGCTGATTGAGTTTCTGAAAAACGATGGCTGTTCAGTCATGCTGGGAGTGCCAACCGGATGGCGAGAGCAGGAGCGAGATGCAATGGTGGATCCTGAACTGCATGGTGTCCTGAAGCTCGCCGATGTGATCAGTCCATGGACTCCGGGTCGGTATCGTGACCTGAAGGGAGTCGCGCGCCATGCTGACAAATTCTGGCAACCGGACATCCGGTGGTGCGCTGCTCAGCGACTCGATTACATGCCAGTCGTCTTCCCTGGCTTTAGTTGGCACAACTTGAAAGGCGATAAACTTGACGCGATCCCGAGGTTGAAAGGTCAGTTCCTGTGGTCGCAAATCGCTGCAGCAAAGCGGGCTGGCAGCGACATGTTGTATGTCGCGATGTTCGATGAAGTCGACGAAGGAACAGCGATCTTCAAATGCACCAACGACCCGCCCGTGGGTGAGGGTGTCTCATTCTTAACCTACGAAGGTTTGCCCAGCGATTATTACCTGAAGTTGGTCGGCAAAGCTGGAAAGCTGCTCCGTGGCGAACTGGAAAGTGAATAA
- a CDS encoding sulfatase-like hydrolase/transferase, with amino-acid sequence MANLQAISPNDRTLKEYILGYLAAITYADAQIGRVLTALSNSPYADNTSVVLWSDHGYHLGEKGHWAKHVMWERGSQVPFVWAGPGIAKGASTDTTASLIDMYPTFVELCDLTKDGVNAYVVTLGVTDNDGVAVTWYR; translated from the coding sequence ATGGCCAATTTACAGGCGATCAGCCCAAATGATCGGACCTTGAAAGAATATATCCTTGGATACCTGGCAGCCATCACGTACGCTGATGCTCAGATCGGCCGCGTGCTCACGGCGCTCAGCAACAGCCCGTATGCAGACAACACGAGTGTCGTCCTCTGGAGTGACCATGGTTACCACCTCGGCGAAAAGGGGCATTGGGCGAAACACGTCATGTGGGAGCGAGGATCACAGGTCCCTTTCGTTTGGGCAGGCCCTGGCATTGCCAAAGGCGCCTCTACCGACACAACCGCAAGCCTGATTGACATGTATCCAACCTTTGTGGAGCTGTGTGATCTCACCAAGGACGGCGTCAACGCCTATGTGGTCACACTGGGCGTCACCGACAATGACGGCGTCGCAGTGACCTGGTACCGATGA
- a CDS encoding sulfatase-like hydrolase/transferase produces the protein MLNHKLLLVVIAALVFAPGKLLAQKKHNIVMFFIDDWAWNGSPVPMDDDMQNSQMPVLQMPNVERLAREGMKFRNAYASPQCSPSRVCLQTGQLSPRNGFTVFMNDGRQEYYNEKQFKGFPVISCVSDMILDEDAVTIPEALTRS, from the coding sequence ATGTTGAACCACAAACTCCTTCTTGTCGTGATCGCAGCTCTCGTGTTCGCTCCTGGCAAGCTCCTCGCTCAAAAAAAGCACAACATCGTCATGTTTTTTATCGACGATTGGGCGTGGAACGGGTCTCCGGTTCCCATGGATGACGACATGCAGAACTCACAGATGCCGGTACTGCAGATGCCCAACGTGGAGCGACTCGCTCGCGAAGGCATGAAGTTCCGCAATGCCTACGCATCGCCGCAGTGTTCGCCATCGCGAGTTTGTTTGCAGACCGGGCAGTTGTCGCCACGAAACGGATTCACCGTGTTTATGAACGACGGAAGACAGGAGTACTACAATGAGAAGCAATTCAAGGGGTTCCCGGTAATCTCCTGCGTCTCGGATATGATCCTAGACGAAGACGCGGTCACGATCCCTGAAGCGCTTACCCGATCTTGA